A window of Kangiella sp. TOML190 genomic DNA:
TCGACTTAGGTGGTATTCAATTCAGAACCCTAAACGCTTCTAAAGGCCCTGCGGTACGGGCTACGCGCGGCCAAGCGGATCGCGCTTTGTATAAGGCCGCCATTCGCAGCATGCTGGAAAGCCAAGAAAACCTGCAAATTTTTCAAAACGCGGTCGTGGATCTCATTGTTGAAGGAGCTGGCTCTGAGCAAAAAGTCCGTGGCGTCAAAACCCAAATGGGTTTGGATTTTTATGCGGACACAGTGGTTTTGACCGTGGGGACTTTCCTTGGCGGCAAAATTCATATTGGTATGGATAACCATTCCGGTGGTCGCGCGGGCGATCCGCCGTCGATAGCTCTAGCCGAACGATTAAGAGCCCTGCCCTTTAGGGTGGATCGCTTAAAAACCGGTACTCCGCCACGGATTGACGCTAAATCGGTGGATTTTTCCAAGATGGAAGAGCAGCCAGGCGATACACCAGTGCCAACCTTTTCGTTTATGGGCAAAGCATCGGATCACCCACAACAGATCAGCTGCTGGATCACCCATACTAACGAGCAAACTCATGAGCTGATTCGTGGTGGCTTGGATCGATCGCCAATGTATTCTGGCGAGATCGAAGGGGTTGGGCCGCGCTATTGCCCTTCGATTGAAGATAAAATTGTTCGTTTTGCTGATAAATCCAGCCATCAGATTTTTGTTGAGCCAGAAGGCTTAGATACCGATGAATTGTATCCTAATGGCATTTCCACCAGCCTACCGTTTGATGTACAGATGGAATTGGTGCGCTCGATTAAGGGTTTTGAAAATGCCCACATTACTCGTCCCGGCTATGCGATTGAGTATGACTTTTTCGATCCGCGCGACTTAAAAGCCTCACTGGAAACCAAATTTATTCATGGCCTATTTTTTGCTGGTCAAATCAATGGTACTACCGGCTATGAAGAAGCTGGTGCCCAAGGTTTGATTGCTGGCATGAACGCAGCGTTGCAATCGCAGGATAAGGAGAGCTGGTCGCCAAGACGCGATCAAGCCTATATTGGGGTTTTGATTGACGATCTGATCACCCGCGGAACTCAAGAGCCTTATCGGATGTTTACTTCACGCGCCGAATACCGTTTGATCCTGCGTGAAGATAATGCTGACGCTCGTTTGACCGAAAAAGGCCGCGAGTTAGGCTTGGTCGATGATGCGCGCTGGGCGGCTTTTAGTGACAAAATGGAGTCGATAGAGCAAGAGTCGAAGCGTTTAGCCAATTTAGTGCTACGGCCCGATAGCCAAGCGGCAAAGGCTTTGAATCAACAAATTAAAGATCCGATTAGCCGCGCTTATAAAGTGCAAGAATTGTTGCGGCGCCCTGATTTGAACTATCAAACCTTGGTGGGTTTGCCCGAAATGGGGCCGGCGGTGACCGATCCAAAGGTGGCTGAGCAGGTGGAAATTCGGGTGAAGTATGCTGGCTATATCGATCGCCAGAAAGAGGAAGTCGAGCGTAATTTACGTAATGAAAATACTGCCCTGCCAGCAGATATGGATTACAGCCAAGTCAAAGGCTTATCCAACGAAGTGGCGCAAAAGTTGGCCAACATCCAACCGCAAACCATTGGCCAAGCCAGTCGAATTTCTGGAGTCACACCAGCGGCAATTTCGTTATTATTGGTTTATCTCAAAAAACGTAAGCATTTAAAATCGGCCTGATAGAAAACCGCTAACTTAAAACTAAGAATTAACTTATGGAATCCAGCTTAATTTATCTGCGTAAGGACTTTTTGGATAAGTGCACGCAGCTTGGTGTGAGTGTAACTGCTGAGCAGACCGATAGCCTGCTGGCCTACTTGTCTCTGCTGTTAAAGTGGAACAAGGGGTTTAATCTAACCGCCATTACCGATCCTAAAGAAGCGCTTGATTTGCATCTGGTAGATTCGGTGTCGATTTCACCTTTTATTAAGGATTTCAATAGTTTACTGGATGTTGGCACTGGCGGTGGGCTGCCTGGGATCCCCTTGGCGATATTAAATCCAGACAAGCAATTTAGCCTGCTCGATACCAATTCCAAGAAAACCCGTTTTCTAAAACAAACGGTGTTTGAACTGGGTTTGTCCAATGTTCAGGTGGTCAATTCAAGAGTACAAGACTTTGCTCAGGAATCAGGGTATGCTTGCATACTTTCGCGTGCTTTCGCCTCCATTGAGGACATGCTGAACTGGACTGAACATCTGCTCGCTGAGCAGGGTCAGTGGCTTGCCATGAAAGGGGTTTACCCGACTGAGGAATTGCAGCAGTTGCCGCAACAGATACAGCTGGTTAACAGTGAGCTTATCCAGTTGCCCAATCGAAGCGAACAGCGCCATTTAATCTATTTGCAAAAAACTAACCAATAACAAAGAGTTACTAGAGGTCACTGTGGCGCAAGCAAGAATCATTTCAGTTGCCAATCAAAAAGGCGGAGTCGGCAAAACCACCACCAGCGTTAATCTCGCCGCTTCGTTAGCGCAAGAAGGCAAAAAAGTGTTGTTGGTGGATCTGGATCCGCAAGGCAACGCCACCATGGGCTCCGGTATTGAGAAAAATGAACTCGAAGTGTCGGTTTATGATGCGCTAATGAATCCTTCTGAGGCCAAAGCACATATCACCGTTTCGGAGATCGCTGGCTATGACTTGCTGCCCTCAAATGCCGATCTCACCGCTGCCGAGGTTCACCTATTAGAATTGGAAAACAAAGAGCAGCGGTTAGCCGAAGCACTTAGCAATGTAAGTACTTACTATGATTATGTGCTCATAGATTGCCCGCCTTCACTAAACATGTTGACTTTAAATGCCTTGGTGGCTTCAGATTCTGTGATCATTCCAATGCAGTGCGAATATTACGCATTGGAAGGTTTGTCAGCACTGTTGAATACCATCAATCAAGTGCAGGCGCATGTGAATGAAAACTTGGACATCGAAGGTATTTTGCGCACCATGTACGATCCGCGCAACCGCTTGTCGTTGGAAGTCTCGCGCCAGTTGTTTAACCATTTTCCAGAAAAAGTGTACCGCACAGTAATTCCGAGAAATGTGCGGCTGGCCGAAGCGCCCAGTCATGGGGTTCCCGTATTATTACACGATAGACATTCTACTGGCTCGAAAGCCTATTTGGCTTTGGCTGGTGAAATTATTAGGCAACAGTAATTTATTAAGATTGTCATTGCGAGTGAGGTACGAGCGTGGCAATCTCTCGAAGCGTCGAATTAACTAGATTGTGACAGAAGGAAATACCTTTAGGTACTTCGTCGTTATCACTCCTCGCAATGACGGAAATACAGATAAACTATGAGTAAACCAGGATTAGGAAAAGGCTTAGATGCGCTGCTAGGCGGCGCGGTCAGTAAAAAAGCGAAAACGGGCAAAGCAGCCAGCGCTAGATCTGAAGCGGAGCAAAATGAGCTGCGCGAAATGCCGATCGAGTATTTGCAGCCAGGCCAATACCAACCTCGTCGAGTGATGACAGAAGAAGGTTTGGATGAGTTGGCTGAATCCATCAAAGCCCAAGGCATGATCCAACCGATAGTTATTCGGGCGCTAGCCAAAGATAAATACGAGATTATTGCTGGCGAACGCCGCTGGCGTGCGGCACAAAGGGCGGGCTTGCATCAGGTGCCAGTATTGCTAAAAGATGTGCCGGATGAAGCGGCGATTGCGATGGCGCTGATTGAGAATATTCAGCGTGAAGACTTAAACGCGATGGAAGAAGCTTATGCTTTGCACCGTTTGATGGAAGAATTTGGCCTTACC
This region includes:
- the mnmG gene encoding tRNA uridine-5-carboxymethylaminomethyl(34) synthesis enzyme MnmG, which encodes MKYPEKYSVIIVGGGHAGTEAALAAARMGVKTLLLTHNIETLGQMSCNPAIGGIGKGHLVKEIDALGGAMAKAIDLGGIQFRTLNASKGPAVRATRGQADRALYKAAIRSMLESQENLQIFQNAVVDLIVEGAGSEQKVRGVKTQMGLDFYADTVVLTVGTFLGGKIHIGMDNHSGGRAGDPPSIALAERLRALPFRVDRLKTGTPPRIDAKSVDFSKMEEQPGDTPVPTFSFMGKASDHPQQISCWITHTNEQTHELIRGGLDRSPMYSGEIEGVGPRYCPSIEDKIVRFADKSSHQIFVEPEGLDTDELYPNGISTSLPFDVQMELVRSIKGFENAHITRPGYAIEYDFFDPRDLKASLETKFIHGLFFAGQINGTTGYEEAGAQGLIAGMNAALQSQDKESWSPRRDQAYIGVLIDDLITRGTQEPYRMFTSRAEYRLILREDNADARLTEKGRELGLVDDARWAAFSDKMESIEQESKRLANLVLRPDSQAAKALNQQIKDPISRAYKVQELLRRPDLNYQTLVGLPEMGPAVTDPKVAEQVEIRVKYAGYIDRQKEEVERNLRNENTALPADMDYSQVKGLSNEVAQKLANIQPQTIGQASRISGVTPAAISLLLVYLKKRKHLKSA
- the rsmG gene encoding 16S rRNA (guanine(527)-N(7))-methyltransferase RsmG, which codes for MESSLIYLRKDFLDKCTQLGVSVTAEQTDSLLAYLSLLLKWNKGFNLTAITDPKEALDLHLVDSVSISPFIKDFNSLLDVGTGGGLPGIPLAILNPDKQFSLLDTNSKKTRFLKQTVFELGLSNVQVVNSRVQDFAQESGYACILSRAFASIEDMLNWTEHLLAEQGQWLAMKGVYPTEELQQLPQQIQLVNSELIQLPNRSEQRHLIYLQKTNQ
- a CDS encoding ParA family protein, with product MAQARIISVANQKGGVGKTTTSVNLAASLAQEGKKVLLVDLDPQGNATMGSGIEKNELEVSVYDALMNPSEAKAHITVSEIAGYDLLPSNADLTAAEVHLLELENKEQRLAEALSNVSTYYDYVLIDCPPSLNMLTLNALVASDSVIIPMQCEYYALEGLSALLNTINQVQAHVNENLDIEGILRTMYDPRNRLSLEVSRQLFNHFPEKVYRTVIPRNVRLAEAPSHGVPVLLHDRHSTGSKAYLALAGEIIRQQ
- a CDS encoding ParB/RepB/Spo0J family partition protein, which translates into the protein MSKPGLGKGLDALLGGAVSKKAKTGKAASARSEAEQNELREMPIEYLQPGQYQPRRVMTEEGLDELAESIKAQGMIQPIVIRALAKDKYEIIAGERRWRAAQRAGLHQVPVLLKDVPDEAAIAMALIENIQREDLNAMEEAYALHRLMEEFGLTQQQTADAVGKSRTTVTNLLRLLQLSEHCKTLLERGDLDMGHARALLSLEPSMQTDTAKVVVAKGLTVRETEKLVRNLNEPKPKAAKKEKDHHISALEQQVAEKIGANVEIQHGNKGKGKMVINYHSLDELDGILQHLGVSEE